The following coding sequences lie in one Cronobacter universalis NCTC 9529 genomic window:
- a CDS encoding serine O-acetyltransferase, with the protein MKFSQLKRFWHVEIIGLNKKFSYLRLMSRLRNKPGLKYVFWWRLASYLYENGSRRLAYRIHSRIKGRFACDIMLGATIGEGLTIAHHVGVVVSKRVVAGKNMKLTQNCVIGNSGKGGAGKIIIGDNFYLGSNSCVIGDALTIGDNVTVGAMSFINKDIPDNCQVYTRKSNEIVQR; encoded by the coding sequence ATGAAATTTTCACAATTAAAGCGTTTCTGGCATGTCGAGATTATTGGCCTCAACAAAAAGTTTTCATATCTGCGGCTTATGTCGCGGTTACGTAATAAACCGGGCCTTAAGTATGTTTTCTGGTGGCGACTGGCGAGTTATCTGTACGAGAACGGCAGCCGACGTCTGGCGTACCGTATTCATTCCCGGATAAAGGGTAGGTTTGCCTGCGATATTATGCTGGGCGCCACTATCGGAGAAGGGTTGACTATCGCTCACCATGTTGGGGTTGTTGTCTCCAAACGGGTTGTGGCCGGAAAAAATATGAAACTGACCCAGAACTGCGTTATCGGTAATAGTGGTAAAGGGGGGGCAGGGAAAATTATCATAGGAGATAATTTTTATCTGGGATCGAACAGCTGTGTCATCGGTGACGCGCTAACGATTGGCGATAATGTGACGGTCGGCGCGATGAGCTTTATTAATAAAGATATCCCTGATAATTGCCAGGTTTATACCCGAAAATCTAATGAGATTGTTCAGCGCTAA
- a CDS encoding YtfJ family protein, with product MLRSLLLICTLLPFFACAHNLAQGERVAPVGVNERGELTLSQGEIDYRDWNSARLSGKVGLVLHVAGRLSAKDLNKGISDAIAAARLPAEKFQATTIINTDDAIPGSAIFVRRSLESTKKEYPSSVFVLDGTGAVQRAWRLQPGGSAVVVLDKDGRVRFAKDGALTADEVSQVMMLLRSLLT from the coding sequence ATGCTGCGTTCGTTACTGCTCATCTGCACTCTGCTGCCTTTTTTCGCCTGCGCGCATAACCTGGCGCAAGGAGAACGGGTGGCGCCGGTCGGCGTGAATGAGCGCGGCGAACTGACGCTTAGTCAGGGCGAGATCGATTATCGCGACTGGAACAGCGCGCGGCTCAGCGGCAAAGTGGGCCTGGTGCTGCATGTGGCAGGCAGACTCTCGGCGAAGGATCTGAATAAAGGCATCAGCGACGCCATCGCGGCGGCCCGTCTGCCGGCGGAAAAATTTCAGGCCACCACGATAATCAACACTGACGACGCCATTCCGGGTAGCGCCATCTTTGTGCGCCGCAGTCTGGAAAGCACCAAAAAAGAGTATCCCTCATCGGTATTCGTGCTCGACGGCACAGGCGCGGTGCAGCGCGCCTGGCGGCTTCAGCCGGGCGGTTCCGCCGTGGTGGTTCTGGATAAAGACGGTCGCGTCCGCTTCGCCAAAGATGGCGCGCTTACGGCGGATGAGGTGAGTCAGGTCATGATGCTGCTACGCTCGCTGCTCACATAA
- a CDS encoding polyprenyl synthetase family protein, protein MNANAVKSSGQEIELQALRDALQTRLDELLPPGQERDLVCAAMREGALTPGKRVRPLLLILAARDLGCDASQPALMDLACAVEMVHAASLMLDDIPCMDNALLRRGKPTIHRQYGESVAILAAVALLSRAFGVVAQASPLSDSCKTQAVSELSSAVGLQGLVQGQFRDLSEGNQARSAEAILATNDLKTSVLFDATLQIAAIAAGASASVRHKLREFSRHLGQAFQLLDDLADGLSNTGKDINKDAGKSTLVAMLGPEAVHQRLRDHLLRADEHLAGACSRGASTRRFMYAWFDKQLAMFG, encoded by the coding sequence ATGAACGCTAACGCCGTGAAATCTTCAGGGCAGGAAATCGAATTGCAGGCGCTGCGCGACGCGCTGCAAACCCGCCTTGATGAGCTTCTGCCGCCGGGCCAGGAGCGCGATCTGGTCTGCGCCGCGATGCGCGAAGGCGCGCTGACGCCCGGTAAGCGGGTGCGCCCGCTGCTGCTGATCCTCGCCGCACGCGATCTCGGCTGCGACGCCAGCCAGCCTGCGCTGATGGATCTCGCCTGCGCCGTGGAGATGGTGCACGCCGCCTCGCTGATGCTCGACGATATTCCGTGCATGGATAACGCCCTGCTGCGCCGCGGTAAACCCACCATCCACCGCCAGTATGGCGAAAGCGTGGCGATCCTCGCGGCGGTCGCGTTACTCAGCCGGGCATTCGGCGTAGTGGCCCAGGCCAGTCCGTTATCCGACAGCTGCAAAACCCAGGCGGTCAGCGAGCTTTCCAGCGCCGTCGGGTTGCAGGGGCTGGTGCAGGGGCAGTTTCGCGATCTCAGCGAAGGCAACCAGGCCCGTAGCGCCGAGGCGATACTCGCCACCAACGATCTCAAAACCAGCGTGCTGTTCGACGCCACGCTGCAAATCGCCGCTATCGCCGCAGGCGCTTCCGCGTCGGTGCGCCACAAGCTGCGCGAGTTTTCACGCCATCTCGGTCAGGCGTTCCAGCTGCTTGACGATCTGGCGGACGGTCTGAGCAATACCGGTAAAGACATCAATAAAGACGCCGGGAAATCGACCCTGGTGGCGATGCTTGGCCCGGAGGCGGTACATCAGCGCCTGCGCGATCACCTGCTGCGCGCCGATGAGCATCTCGCGGGCGCCTGCTCGCGCGGCGCGTCCACCCGCCGTTTTATGTACGCCTGGTTTGATAAACAGCTGGCTATGTTTGGCTGA
- a CDS encoding phage repressor protein CI produces MSTHNNISKTTTSTAIRAVIEQNKGGKLIIDRIMEAYGFTTKLALCKHLGVSQSTLANRYLRDTISSDWVIICHVETGANLDWLLSGAGAPFKQSTESTVSQMRYHTLENGKLIPLQDFAISKSSISANPASCFAIQYEQTTFIVDESFNDLNDGLWVIEIDGFVSLRELSRLPGGRVRVENGKASFECLAAEIKTLGRVVSKLVNL; encoded by the coding sequence ATGTCAACGCATAATAACATCTCGAAAACCACTACATCGACGGCCATTAGAGCTGTAATAGAGCAAAACAAAGGCGGGAAACTCATTATCGATCGGATAATGGAGGCTTACGGCTTCACGACAAAATTAGCACTGTGCAAACACTTAGGAGTATCGCAAAGCACCTTAGCTAACAGGTACTTACGAGATACAATCTCATCTGATTGGGTAATAATTTGTCATGTTGAAACGGGCGCAAATTTGGATTGGTTACTATCTGGCGCAGGGGCACCGTTCAAGCAAAGTACAGAATCAACAGTATCCCAAATGAGATACCACACACTCGAAAATGGGAAACTTATCCCATTGCAAGATTTTGCTATCAGTAAAAGCTCAATATCAGCAAACCCTGCTTCATGTTTTGCGATTCAGTACGAACAGACCACCTTCATCGTTGATGAATCTTTCAACGACTTGAACGATGGGTTGTGGGTTATTGAGATTGATGGCTTCGTAAGCCTTCGAGAACTTTCAAGGCTTCCGGGCGGCCGAGTAAGAGTGGAAAACGGAAAGGCTTCTTTCGAATGCCTGGCGGCAGAAATCAAAACTCTCGGCAGGGTTGTTAGCAAATTAGTAAACCTGTAA
- a CDS encoding serine acetyltransferase encodes MSNLKNRNLTLLKDALKKEVMMSDKAFTWTRVIHKAIKCPKRRYYFWWRLASYWHQNNTYGMKKMASRINRKLISRYGTEIDLDAKIGPGLVITHHHGIVINGAAIIGKAFRIRQNTTIGITGSNTSNTPVSIVIGDNVSIGASSCIIADQISIGNNVVIGAMSFINKDIPDNCTVVTEKTTIIKQW; translated from the coding sequence ATGAGCAATTTAAAAAATAGAAACTTAACCTTATTAAAAGATGCTTTAAAAAAAGAAGTCATGATGAGTGACAAAGCCTTTACGTGGACTCGTGTTATACATAAAGCCATCAAATGCCCAAAGCGACGCTACTATTTCTGGTGGCGCCTGGCATCTTACTGGCATCAAAACAATACGTATGGCATGAAGAAAATGGCATCGCGTATAAACAGAAAATTAATCTCCAGATACGGTACTGAAATCGATCTGGACGCTAAAATAGGGCCGGGCCTCGTTATCACTCATCATCACGGAATAGTTATCAATGGGGCTGCCATTATTGGAAAGGCTTTTCGGATCAGACAAAATACAACGATTGGGATAACTGGCAGCAATACCAGTAATACGCCGGTCTCTATTGTGATTGGCGATAACGTCAGCATTGGCGCCAGTTCATGCATTATTGCCGATCAAATAAGCATCGGGAACAATGTTGTTATCGGAGCTATGTCTTTTATCAATAAAGACATCCCTGATAACTGTACGGTCGTCACCGAAAAGACAACTATAATCAAACAGTGGTGA
- a CDS encoding IS3 family transposase (programmed frameshift) — translation MKKRFSDEQIISILREAEAGVSARELCRKHAISDATFYTWRKKFGGMEVPEVKRLKSLEEENARLKKLLAEAMLDKEALQVALGRKFLTTDQKREAVEVMCEAASLSQRRACRLAGLSLSTCRYPAQRPAADAQLSLRITELALERRRFGYRRIWQLLRREGLHVNHKRVYRIYHLNGLSVKRRRRRKGLATERLPLLRPDAPNLTWSMDFVMDALASGRRMKCLTCVDDFTKECLTITTAFGITGVQVTRILDSIALFRGYPATIRTDQGPEFTCRALDQWAFEHGVELRLIQPGKPTQNGFIESFNGRFRDECLNEHWFSDILHAREIINDWRQDYNECRPHSSLNYLTPAEFAAGWRNGKFEEKPTDITN, via the exons ATGAAGAAGCGTTTTTCCGACGAACAGATCATCAGTATTCTCCGCGAGGCCGAAGCCGGGGTTTCAGCCCGGGAACTCTGCCGTAAGCATGCTATTTCAGACGCTACCTTTTACACCTGGCGCAAGAAGTTTGGTGGCATGGAAGTTCCCGAAGTGAAGCGGCTCAAGTCGCTTGAAGAGGAGAACGCCCGCCTCAAGAAGCTGCTCGCTGAAGCCATGCTGGATAAGGAGGCGCTTCAGGTAGCTCTTGGCCGAAAGT TTCTGACGACAGACCAGAAGCGGGAAGCCGTGGAAGTCATGTGTGAGGCCGCAAGTCTGTCGCAACGTCGTGCCTGCAGGCTGGCAGGTTTGTCCCTGTCGACCTGCCGTTACCCGGCTCAGCGTCCGGCTGCTGACGCGCAGCTGTCTCTACGCATCACAGAGCTGGCACTTGAGCGCCGCCGCTTTGGTTACCGGCGCATCTGGCAGCTACTGCGTCGGGAGGGCCTTCACGTCAACCACAAGCGGGTATACCGCATCTATCATCTCAACGGCCTGAGTGTAAAACGCAGGCGACGCCGCAAGGGACTGGCGACTGAGCGGCTTCCGCTTCTTCGCCCGGATGCGCCGAACCTGACATGGTCGATGGATTTTGTCATGGATGCACTTGCCAGCGGCCGCAGGATGAAGTGCCTGACCTGCGTGGATGATTTCACGAAGGAGTGTCTGACGATCACCACGGCATTCGGGATTACAGGCGTTCAGGTGACACGTATTCTGGACAGCATTGCGCTGTTTCGTGGCTATCCTGCAACGATAAGAACCGATCAGGGCCCGGAGTTCACCTGCCGCGCGCTCGATCAATGGGCCTTTGAACATGGTGTTGAGTTGCGCTTAATCCAGCCGGGCAAGCCAACGCAAAACGGATTTATTGAGAGTTTCAATGGCCGCTTTCGGGATGAATGCCTGAATGAGCACTGGTTCAGCGATATTCTACATGCCCGGGAAATAATTAATGACTGGCGGCAGGATTATAACGAGTGTCGACCACATTCATCGCTGAATTACCTCACGCCGGCTGAATTTGCAGCGGGCTGGCGAAACGGGAAATTTGAAGAAAAACCAACTGACATTACTAACTGA
- a CDS encoding HNH endonuclease, giving the protein MGEFNKYGLSRTIPAEVKRQVRQKCGFGCVVCASPIVEYEHVEPTFALAKEHSPDAITLLCPTCHAKVTRRIYSKEKIKKAMLEPAALKIGKITDKLDFSDDEPLIQFAGQTFINCQIPVMFEGEPLLQVEKEDDAILISGRFYDSKGKLSLEIIRNEWVCGTGSWDITVIGPEISVIEKNRGPRLVLLVEPPKKLIIKRFDMLIRGVRLFGNADRLRVGNLVFSNSVIVNGRIGFNIN; this is encoded by the coding sequence ATGGGAGAGTTCAATAAATATGGTTTGTCGAGAACCATCCCCGCGGAGGTAAAAAGGCAAGTTAGGCAAAAATGTGGTTTTGGCTGTGTTGTTTGTGCATCTCCAATCGTTGAGTATGAACATGTAGAGCCCACTTTTGCACTAGCGAAAGAGCACTCGCCAGATGCGATTACTCTCCTTTGCCCAACGTGTCACGCAAAAGTTACCCGGCGCATCTATTCGAAAGAGAAGATTAAGAAGGCCATGCTTGAGCCTGCGGCACTGAAAATTGGAAAAATCACTGATAAGCTAGACTTTTCTGATGATGAGCCCTTGATCCAATTTGCAGGGCAGACTTTTATCAACTGTCAAATACCAGTTATGTTCGAAGGTGAGCCGTTATTGCAAGTAGAAAAAGAAGACGATGCGATACTTATTTCTGGGAGATTTTATGATAGCAAAGGGAAACTTTCATTAGAAATAATTAGGAATGAATGGGTATGCGGTACTGGAAGTTGGGATATCACTGTTATTGGCCCTGAGATAAGTGTTATTGAAAAAAACCGAGGGCCGCGTTTAGTGCTGTTAGTGGAACCACCTAAGAAATTGATAATCAAACGGTTCGACATGCTAATTCGGGGCGTTCGATTGTTTGGTAACGCTGATCGGTTAAGGGTTGGCAATTTAGTTTTTAGCAATAGCGTCATAGTCAATGGTAGAATTGGATTTAATATTAACTAG